The bacterium genomic sequence AACCGAATAAAGAACTGCAAAGAATTTTTGAATAACTTGGAATCACTGTCTTTGAAAAACACACCGTTCAACATGTCTGCAAGTTTTCTAACCAAGACAGATTGGCCTAAATTAAATCATTTGGAATTAAGCGGTACCGGCATTTCTTCAACATTCCTTGATTCATTGATGTTACATAAAGATTCATTTCAGGAATTAAGTTCATTGAATATGGATTATGTAGAACTGGACCCGGTTTCAGTTAAAAATGGAGCATTCAAAAACCTTAAGGAATTTTCATGTTTTGTACCTGATGCCAATGAGACGGATAGCAAGAACTTATTCTCAAATTCTGGAACAGATTTTTTTAAGAACATTGAGCGAATACATGTTCCTGTTGTCGTGATTAATAGTACACCATATAGCTCCAAAGATATTACTTCAGATTTTGCATTCAAATTTTCCTTTAAAAAAAAAATGGGAGGAAATAATATTGTTGATTCAACTACGTTTTTTAACAAAATGCTGAATCTCAAAAACCCTGGCTATTTTTTTTGCTCCACAGATCAGTCTAAAATAAAAACATCTTCGATTGTAGCGAGAGCTTTTTCGCTTGAAACTCATTTTTTTTCAAAGACTGCCGACATAGATAGCTTTATAATTTCATATCCTAACAAAGATAAACTAAGTGTATTATTGGCCAGCCCATTGTTCGGAGAGCAAGAAGTAGTGAATCATGCAGAGATTCTATCATCATTGCGAACCGGAGATGTTTTTCTTGTAAACACACGTATTCGGCCGGATCAACTATTAACAGTACGAGATCATTTAGACACCAGGGTTCATCGTATTACGATCCAATACCCATCTGAAAACCCTGCATGGTGGAACAATCCCTTTTTACAACAATATAATCTACATCAATTGAATATCCCAAAGTTTAATGTGCCAAAATTTAAATAAGAATTCAGGACAAAAAACAATGAAGAGACTACTCTTTTATTTTTTATTACTAGGAATCATCCTTGGGCCACCAAACTTGATGGCACAATCATTTATTTCAGTTTATTCCAACAAAGATTTTCCAAGCCTTAAAGTAAATACTGACCCTCTAGAAGTGGTATTCGTTGAACATACATTTAATAAAAAATCACTTGAATGGTTGTCCCAAGCTGAGTTTCGTGGTCGAATTTCATCTGTTGTTTTCGATCATTGTGACCTGTCAACTTCTGCATTCCAAGAATTCTCAGATTTGTTTAAACAGGGACAACTCAAAAAGCTCTCTTTCTATGGAATTAAATCTGCGATGTCACCGAAATTTGACCACTTCGCTGATCAGTTGGAAATTTTAACCATTGTTGATTGTGGGTTCGGAAAGTCTTTTTATAAAAATTTTACACAGGAAAATACAAAACAATTAAAAGAACTTACAATCTCAAACTCTCTCATATGGAAGGAATATGTTGAGATTATTAGATCCTGGAAAATTGGGCCGCATATACAAAGCCTTGATTTGAGCCACAACTCCCTTTCTAACGAGATCTTGACTATTTTATGTGATGAAGAAATGCCCGAACTAAAAATCGTTAAGTTAAACGGCTTAAATCTGGTAATTTCGGATAATCCGAAGAAATATTCGAAGCAATTCCCCGCTTTGATTTCATCCTTTAATTTAAACTTTAATGTCCCTTGGGAGCGAATGCCCAAATTGAAACACCTTGAGATGAGTTTTATTGCAGAATTGAGCGAATCTCTAACTAAGGTGTATGATGATGCCCGATGGGAGAATTTTGATGTCTTTATCGGACCTTTGCCAAAAGAAGAAATTATTACAAAACCATTATCAGGTATGACTTACGATCTAAAAAAATACCAAAATAAAATAGATGTATATGACAAAATCTACCAACATATTTTTTCTCGTCCGATAAAGTCTCGTTATATGTCTGTGTCTTTCAATTCTGCAAAGAGATTAGACTTTTTCCTTCACTCTCCACAGGCACAATTTACCAGTAACTTAATTTTGGCTGGGTTTTTTTGGGGCGAAATTGATATTCAAGCGGTTCTGGACATGAATTTATTGCCCTCGCTAAAGACTGTGGAACTTAAGAACGCATCATTAACTCAAAGTGAAGCAATGAATTTGATACGAAGATACCCACAGTATGAATTCAATATAGATATATCATCCGGTTTAAGGAATGATGGAATTCAATATTGGCCCATCATTATTCAAGATTAAAACCAAAGGAACATTTCAAATGTTAGAAATTAAAAACCTTCATGCGTCCGTTAACGGAAACGAGATACTGCACGGCGTCAATTTAAAGGTTAACGCGGGTGAAATTCACGCCATCATGGGCCCCAACGGTTCCGGCAAAAGCACGCTGGCGCAAATTCTAGCCGGACGGGAAGACTACCGTATTACCGAAGGTGAAGTGACTTATAACGGTAAGAGCCTTTTGGAAATGTCTCCGGAAGACCGCGCGGCGGAAGGCGTCTTTTTAGCGTTTCAATATCCGGTTGAAATTCCAGGCGTTAATAACACGTATTTCCTGAAAACGGCTTTGAATGCGATCCGCAAATACCGCGGAGAAGAGCCCCTTGACGCAATGGATTTTCTGACGCTGGTAAAACAAAAAATGAAATTGGTTGAAATGGATGAAGACCTTCTCAAACGGCCGGTGAATGAAGGGTTTTCCGGCGGCGAAAAAAAACGAAATGAAATTTTTCAAATGGCCGTATTGAATCCCAAGTTGTCCATATTGGATGAAACCGATTCCGGGCTTGATATCGACGCGCTGAAGATCGTATCCCACGGCGTTAATAAACTGCGTTCCAAAGACAATGCCGCAATTGTCGTGACCCATTATCAGCGCTTGTTGAATTATATCATACCGGATTTTGTTCATGTTCTCGTCGACGGGCAAATTGTCAAATCGGGCGGAAAAGAACTCGCTCTGCAACTGGAAGAAAAAGGTTATGACTGGACTCGGGAAACCGAAGGAGCATCGGTATAATGGCAGCGATCACAAATAATAAGGAGTGGTACCAAAAACAGTTTCGCTCATTTGAAGAAAGCCTGAACGGCCAGAAATCCCTGCCGATTCATGATTTCAGGAAACTGGCATTTGACCAGTTTATGGCCTTGGATTTTCCCAATTCAAAAAACGAGGATTGGAAATATACGAATATTGAGCCCATACTGAATAGCGCCTTTGAATCATCGTCAGGTAACGATGTAAGCAAGATTACATCGGAAGTCATTGAGCCGTTTTTGATTGCGGATATGGCGGTGCAATTGATTTTTGTCGACGGACAATTTTCTCAGGCATTGTCTAAAACAGGTGTTATACCAAAAGGAATAACAATTACGCGTTTGTCCGACGCTTTGTCTGCGCATGCTGACAAAATTCAAACCAGAATACAAGACAGGCTTAAAACAAACAAGAATATTTTTACCGCTTTGAATTCCGCATTTATAATGAATGGCGTTTATATTGAAATTGGAGACCATGCGGCTTTGGAAAAACCTATTTATATTCTACACTTATCGGCATCCGATAATAAGCCATACCTCAACCAGCCGTATCATCTTATTACAACCGGGAAAAACTCTCAGGTATCGATCGTCGAAAACTCTGCAAGCTTGGTAGATGGATCTGTTTTTACGAATAGTTTCACGGATATCGCTGTCGGCGCCGATGCAAGAGTTGAGTATGTTAAGATACAACAGGAAAGCACTAAAACATTTCATATTGGTTCAACCGAAATTCACCAAGACCGTAATAGCCGCTTTACTCACAGGCTGATTACCTCCGGCGGAGCGCTTGTTCGTAATGTCATACAGGTTCACTTGGATGATGAAGGTATTGAAAGTACATTGGACGGAGTCTATTTGGCCCATGGCACGCAGCATGTTGATAATCGTACGATTATTCATCACGCTAAGCCCAATTGCAACAGCCACGAGCTCTATAAAGGCATTCTGGACGGCAAGTCAAGCGGCGTTTTTAACGGCAAGATCATTGTTCATCCCGATGCGCAAAAAACGGACGCCAAGCAGTCCAATAAGAATATTTTGTTATCTCAGGATGCCGTCATGAATACAAAACCGCAGTTGGAGATTTTTGCAGATGATGTTAAGTGTACACACGGTGCGACGATTGGGCGCCTGGAAGAAGAATCGTTATTTTACTTACGGTCGCGCGGCATTGGAAAAGAACAAGCAAAAAATATGCTGACATACGCATTTGCAGGAGAAATTGTCAGCCGGATCGGCCACGAACCAACCAGAACTTATTTGGACGGCCTGTTATTAGATCGTCTGGAACATTAGCACAAACCTCTATGAGCGTCGCACAAAAAATAATACCTGTTAGTGTCAGTTCGCCGCTGGATGTTGAAAGGATCCGCCAGGACTTTCCCATTCTGACGGAACGTATCCACGGTAAACCGCTTATCTACCTTGATAACGCCGCCACGACGCAAAAGCCTTTATTTGTCATTGATGCCGTACATCATTATTACCGCGCCCAAAACGCCAATATTCACCGTGGAACCCATTACCTCAGCCAGGTAGCGACTTTCGAATATGAAAAAGCGCGCGGCAAGATCCGCCAGTTCATCAATGCCAAAGATAATAAAGAAATTATATTTGTTCGCGGCACCACTGAAGCTATCAACCTCGTGTCCAGCGCCTACGGGCGAAAATTTATCCGCGCGGGTGATGAAATCATTATCTCCGCCATGGAACATCACTCGAATATTGTACCGTGGCAGATTTTATGCGAACAAACCGGCGCAGTTCTCCGCGTCATACCGATGAACCAGAGCGGCGAATTAATCATGGAAGAATATGTCAAACTTCTGAACGAAAAGACAAAATTGGTATCTGTTGTTCATATCTCAAACGCTCTCGGAACGGTAAATCCAGTTAAAGAAATCATTCGCCTTGCTCATGAGCGCAATATTCCGGTCATGCTTGATGCGGCTCAATCCATTCCACATGCGCCGGTTGACGTTAGGGATTTAGACTGTGATTTTCTTGTTTTTTCCGGCCATAAAATGTACGGCCCTACCGGCGTGGGCGTTCTCTACGGCAAGCAGCAATTATTGGAAAGCATGCCGCCATATCATGGCGGTGGAGATATGATCCGTACCGTGAGTTTTGAGAAAACCACGTATGCTGAATTGCCGAATAAATTTGAAGCGGGTACGCCTAACATAGCCGGAGGTATCGGACTCGGCGCTGCCGTAGATTACATCAATCGCATCGGCATTCACAAAATCGCGGAGTATGAAACTGAACTGATGGCGTATGCAACGGAAAAGTTGTCCGCGATAAACAAATTAAAAATTATCGGTACGGCAAAAGAAAAGGCCGGCGCGATCTCTTTTGTGATGGAGAATGTGCATCCCCACGATGCCGGCACCTTATTGGATCTGGAAGGTATCGCTATCCGAACAGGCCATCATTGTGCACAACCCGTCATGCAGTTTTACGGCATTCCCGCCACATCCCGCGCGTCCTTATCGTTCTATAATACCAAAGAGGATGTTGATGCGCTCGTTAAAGGCCTGCACAAGGTCATGGAGGTATTCAAGTAATGTCGAACACAAACGAACTTTATCAGGAGATCATTCTTGATCACAATAAGAACCCGCGTAATTACCACAAGATTGAAAACCCTACCTGTTCACAAGAAGGGTTCAATCCCTTGTGCGGAGATCATCTGCATTTGTATTTGAAATTAGAGGACGGGTTCATCAGAGATATCAGTTTTGAAGGAAACGGATGCGCCATTTCAAAATCATCCGCATCTTTAATGACCTCCGTATTAAAAGGGAAAACCGTCAAAGAGGCGGATGAATTATTTGAAAAATTTCATAAGCTGGTCACTTCCCCGATGGATGAGGAACAGCAAATTGAGGAATTAGGAAAATTAGCCGTATTTTCGGGAGTACGGGAATTTCCTGCGCGCGTCAAATGCGCAAGCCTCGCATGGCATACTTTAAGGGCAGCGCTTGATAATAAAGATAAGATCGTTACGACGGAGTAGAAAATTATGGATAAAGAAACGACATACAGCGGAATGGAGTTACAGGTCATCGAAGTTTTGAAGACATGTTTCGATCCTGAGATTCCCGTCAATATTTATGAACTGGGTTTAATTTACGAAGTTAAGGTCGATGAGAAGGGGTTTGCACATGTTAAGATGACGTTGACTTCGCCTATGTGCCCCGTCGCGGAGTCTCTCCCCCCGGAAGTGGAAAATAAGATACAATACGTTCCGGGTATCACGGACGTAAAAGTTGAGGTCGTGTGGGAGCCAACGTGGAATCCTTCGATGATGTCGGATGTCGCGCGCCTGGAATTGGGTATGATGTAGCTTGCAGCAGAATTCAGAATATTCTTCTGAATTCTGTTTCCTGTATTCTTATGAGAAAATTCTTTAACAATTAAAGTAGCGAAAAGTATGAAATTCAGCACGCAAGAAGAATACGGTTTACGTTGCTTAATACAAATAGCCCGCCATCATGCGTCCGGTGGTTTGACCATTCCTCAGATCAGTCAGGCGGAAGGATTGAGCGAAGCGAATGCCGCAAAATTGTTGCGCGTCTTGCGCATCGGTGGATTTGTAGACAGTTCTCGCGGCCATGAAGGCGGTTACACCTTATCACGTCCAGCCGATCAAATTCACGTTGGCGAAGTATTAGCTGTGCTGGGCGGTAGGCTTTATGAATCTGATTTTTGCGAGAAACATACCGGATTTGAAAAAATGTGTACACACAACACCAGTTGTTCCGTGCGGTCATTATGGCAAACAGTACAAATCGCAGTTGATAAAGTTTTGAACAAGATTACTGTGCAGGATATGCTTGGGTCGGAGCAAGCGTTTCAAAGTCAAATCAGCATTCCGATACTTCAATCTCTTGATGTTTAAGTCACCTGTCATTTCACGCTTGGCATGACCGTCCGGGAAAGCAAACTCCAAACAAACAAAACTAATCCACCCAGCAAGCTGCCTTTGAATAGTGATTTGCTCATTGCATTTCCTTGTTATCTGTGATTGGGTTAATGTATCTAGTTAGGCTCCATACTTTTTGTTCTGCGCAAAATCACAAATCCGGCAAGGCCTGAAGCAACGGAAGCGATCAATATGGAAATTTTGGCAATGGTTTGATATTCGGGCTGCCGAAATGAGAGGAGAGCTATGAAAATAGACATCGTAAATCCGATGCCGGACAAAAGCCCTGCCCCGACTATGTGTCTCCAGTTGGCGTTCTCAGGCAGTATCGAAATGCGCGTTAAGACTAAAATCCACGAGAATATCAAAACACCTACTGGTTTTCCTATCGCAAGTCCAAAAAGAATACCCATGGATAACGGCGAGCCAAGGCCATCCATCGAATGGCTTTCTAATATCACCCCGGTATTTGCCAAAGCAAAAATTGGCATTATAAAATAGTTAACCGGCTTGTGTAGCAAGTGTTCAAGTTCTTCCAGCAGGGATTCGCCGGTATTTCCCGTAGCTGGAATTGCAAAGGCGGCTAACACACCGGAAACCGTTGCATGAACCCCTGACTTGTAAACAAAATACCATAAGAATGCTCCCGCAACCAGATAGGCCCACTGATTCCTCACGCCCGCCCTGTTGAGAACAAGGAGCACTAAAAACACAATACCGGATAGGAATACATTCGTCCAAAGAACCTGGCTTGTATAAAAAATAGCGATGACAATAATAGCGCCGAGATCATCGGCAATCGCCAGCGCAGCAAGAAAAACCCTAAGCGAGTTTGGAACCCGGTTGCCAAGCAGGGATAATATC encodes the following:
- the sufC gene encoding Fe-S cluster assembly ATPase SufC, encoding MLEIKNLHASVNGNEILHGVNLKVNAGEIHAIMGPNGSGKSTLAQILAGREDYRITEGEVTYNGKSLLEMSPEDRAAEGVFLAFQYPVEIPGVNNTYFLKTALNAIRKYRGEEPLDAMDFLTLVKQKMKLVEMDEDLLKRPVNEGFSGGEKKRNEIFQMAVLNPKLSILDETDSGLDIDALKIVSHGVNKLRSKDNAAIVVTHYQRLLNYIIPDFVHVLVDGQIVKSGGKELALQLEEKGYDWTRETEGASV
- the sufD gene encoding Fe-S cluster assembly protein SufD → MAAITNNKEWYQKQFRSFEESLNGQKSLPIHDFRKLAFDQFMALDFPNSKNEDWKYTNIEPILNSAFESSSGNDVSKITSEVIEPFLIADMAVQLIFVDGQFSQALSKTGVIPKGITITRLSDALSAHADKIQTRIQDRLKTNKNIFTALNSAFIMNGVYIEIGDHAALEKPIYILHLSASDNKPYLNQPYHLITTGKNSQVSIVENSASLVDGSVFTNSFTDIAVGADARVEYVKIQQESTKTFHIGSTEIHQDRNSRFTHRLITSGGALVRNVIQVHLDDEGIESTLDGVYLAHGTQHVDNRTIIHHAKPNCNSHELYKGILDGKSSGVFNGKIIVHPDAQKTDAKQSNKNILLSQDAVMNTKPQLEIFADDVKCTHGATIGRLEEESLFYLRSRGIGKEQAKNMLTYAFAGEIVSRIGHEPTRTYLDGLLLDRLEH
- a CDS encoding cysteine desulfurase, which produces MSVAQKIIPVSVSSPLDVERIRQDFPILTERIHGKPLIYLDNAATTQKPLFVIDAVHHYYRAQNANIHRGTHYLSQVATFEYEKARGKIRQFINAKDNKEIIFVRGTTEAINLVSSAYGRKFIRAGDEIIISAMEHHSNIVPWQILCEQTGAVLRVIPMNQSGELIMEEYVKLLNEKTKLVSVVHISNALGTVNPVKEIIRLAHERNIPVMLDAAQSIPHAPVDVRDLDCDFLVFSGHKMYGPTGVGVLYGKQQLLESMPPYHGGGDMIRTVSFEKTTYAELPNKFEAGTPNIAGGIGLGAAVDYINRIGIHKIAEYETELMAYATEKLSAINKLKIIGTAKEKAGAISFVMENVHPHDAGTLLDLEGIAIRTGHHCAQPVMQFYGIPATSRASLSFYNTKEDVDALVKGLHKVMEVFK
- a CDS encoding SUF system NifU family Fe-S cluster assembly protein; translated protein: MSNTNELYQEIILDHNKNPRNYHKIENPTCSQEGFNPLCGDHLHLYLKLEDGFIRDISFEGNGCAISKSSASLMTSVLKGKTVKEADELFEKFHKLVTSPMDEEQQIEELGKLAVFSGVREFPARVKCASLAWHTLRAALDNKDKIVTTE
- a CDS encoding DUF59 domain-containing protein yields the protein MDKETTYSGMELQVIEVLKTCFDPEIPVNIYELGLIYEVKVDEKGFAHVKMTLTSPMCPVAESLPPEVENKIQYVPGITDVKVEVVWEPTWNPSMMSDVARLELGMM
- a CDS encoding Rrf2 family transcriptional regulator — encoded protein: MKFSTQEEYGLRCLIQIARHHASGGLTIPQISQAEGLSEANAAKLLRVLRIGGFVDSSRGHEGGYTLSRPADQIHVGEVLAVLGGRLYESDFCEKHTGFEKMCTHNTSCSVRSLWQTVQIAVDKVLNKITVQDMLGSEQAFQSQISIPILQSLDV
- the nhaA gene encoding Na+/H+ antiporter NhaA, with the protein product MNSPTESSDNSFKEFLDSEKSGGIILLGCVVIALIMANSPLQDLYFGVLKHRMGIVFDDFVLKKSIEHWINDGLMTVFFFLVGLEIKREVIKGELSSFQKSSLPISAALGGMAIPATIFYLLNDGEETARGWAIPMATDIAFALGILSLLGNRVPNSLRVFLAALAIADDLGAIIVIAIFYTSQVLWTNVFLSGIVFLVLLVLNRAGVRNQWAYLVAGAFLWYFVYKSGVHATVSGVLAAFAIPATGNTGESLLEELEHLLHKPVNYFIMPIFALANTGVILESHSMDGLGSPLSMGILFGLAIGKPVGVLIFSWILVLTRISILPENANWRHIVGAGLLSGIGFTMSIFIALLSFRQPEYQTIAKISILIASVASGLAGFVILRRTKSMEPN